The following proteins come from a genomic window of Geminicoccaceae bacterium SCSIO 64248:
- a CDS encoding M20 family metallopeptidase produces the protein MPIINRIADFQDDMTEWRRDFHAHPELGYEEVRTSAVITERLKAFGLDEVHTGLAGTGVVGVIRGSEPGEDAIGLRADIDALPIEEKTGVAYASTHPGKMHACGHDGHTTMLLGAARYLAETRRFAGTAYVIFQPAEEGGAGARKMVEDGLFGRFPMRAVFGMHNWPGMPIGEIAARVGPMMAAADVFAITITGRGGHGAMPHETRDPIVVAATLVQMLQTIVSRNVKALDNAVVSVTQIHAGDAHNVIPGTAQVGGTVRTFSREAQDLVKERMHAIAKGLEASFDVEIEVGYRHGYPVTANSEAETELALATAADVANRTGSDIEPAMGSEDFSFMLNERPGCYIWLGNGPSEGERKLHSAYYDFNDQVLPYGASYWARLVERALPAA, from the coding sequence ATGCCGATCATCAACCGAATCGCCGACTTCCAGGACGACATGACGGAGTGGCGGCGGGATTTCCATGCGCATCCCGAGCTCGGCTACGAGGAAGTCCGCACGTCGGCGGTGATCACGGAGCGCCTGAAAGCGTTCGGTCTCGACGAGGTGCATACCGGGCTGGCGGGAACCGGCGTGGTCGGCGTCATCCGCGGCTCCGAGCCGGGCGAGGACGCGATCGGCCTTCGCGCCGACATCGACGCCCTGCCGATCGAGGAGAAGACGGGCGTCGCCTACGCGTCGACCCACCCGGGGAAGATGCACGCCTGCGGCCATGACGGCCACACGACCATGCTGCTCGGCGCCGCGCGCTACCTCGCGGAGACGCGCCGCTTCGCCGGTACGGCCTATGTCATCTTCCAGCCGGCCGAGGAGGGCGGTGCCGGCGCGCGGAAGATGGTCGAGGACGGCCTGTTCGGCCGGTTCCCGATGCGTGCGGTCTTCGGCATGCACAACTGGCCGGGCATGCCGATCGGCGAGATCGCCGCGCGGGTCGGGCCGATGATGGCGGCGGCGGACGTCTTCGCCATCACGATCACCGGCCGCGGCGGGCACGGCGCCATGCCGCACGAGACGCGCGATCCGATCGTGGTCGCGGCGACGCTCGTGCAGATGCTGCAAACCATCGTCTCGCGCAACGTCAAGGCGCTCGACAACGCGGTCGTGTCGGTCACGCAGATCCACGCGGGCGACGCGCACAACGTGATCCCGGGCACGGCGCAGGTGGGCGGCACCGTGCGAACGTTCAGCCGCGAGGCGCAGGATCTCGTCAAGGAGCGGATGCACGCCATCGCCAAGGGACTGGAGGCGTCCTTCGACGTCGAGATCGAGGTCGGCTACAGGCACGGCTATCCCGTCACGGCCAACAGCGAGGCCGAGACCGAGCTGGCCCTGGCGACCGCCGCCGATGTCGCCAACCGCACAGGCTCCGACATCGAGCCGGCGATGGGCTCGGAGGACTTCTCGTTCATGCTGAACGAGCGGCCGGGCTGCTACATCTGGCTCGGCAACGGGCCGAGCGAGGGCGAGCGCAAGCTGCACAGCGCCTATTACGACTTCAACGACCAGGTCCTGCCCTACGGCGCCAGCTACTGGGCCCGCTTGGTCGAGCGCGCCTTGCCGGCGGCGTGA
- a CDS encoding ATP-binding cassette domain-containing protein yields the protein MRFGGLVAVNDLTFTAYDRDITAIIGPNGAGKTTVFNCLTGFYQPTVGQLTFQGHEGPILLERMDGFRIARTGLARTFQNIRLFPSMSVLENLVVAQHNPLMRASGFTLAGLLGLSAYRKAEKEAVELARHWLERFGLTGKADLNAGELPYGEQRKVEIARAMCTRPRLLCLDEPAAGLNPRETTELAHRLQAIRDDEKIGVLLIEHDMSLVMSISDHVVVLDYGRKIADGAPASVRSDPEVIKAYLGEDDPEELPPEIAEDLSAIQAGQG from the coding sequence ATGCGGTTCGGCGGGCTGGTCGCCGTCAACGACCTGACCTTCACGGCCTACGACAGAGACATCACCGCCATCATCGGCCCGAACGGCGCAGGCAAGACGACGGTCTTCAATTGCCTCACCGGCTTCTACCAGCCGACGGTCGGCCAGTTGACCTTTCAGGGCCATGAGGGTCCGATCCTGCTCGAGCGCATGGACGGGTTTCGGATCGCGCGCACCGGCCTCGCGCGCACGTTCCAGAACATCCGCCTGTTTCCCAGCATGAGCGTGCTCGAGAACCTGGTCGTCGCCCAGCACAACCCGCTGATGCGCGCGTCGGGCTTCACCCTTGCCGGGCTGCTCGGCCTGAGCGCCTACCGCAAGGCCGAGAAGGAGGCCGTCGAGCTGGCCCGCCATTGGCTGGAGCGCTTCGGCCTGACGGGCAAGGCCGACCTGAACGCCGGCGAGCTGCCCTACGGGGAGCAGCGCAAGGTCGAGATCGCGCGCGCCATGTGCACGCGGCCGCGCCTGCTCTGCCTGGACGAGCCGGCGGCCGGCCTGAACCCACGCGAGACCACCGAGCTCGCCCATCGGCTGCAGGCGATCCGGGACGACGAGAAGATCGGCGTGCTCCTGATCGAGCACGACATGTCGCTGGTCATGAGCATCTCGGATCACGTCGTCGTGCTGGATTACGGCCGCAAGATCGCCGACGGCGCGCCCGCTTCCGTCCGGTCCGACCCCGAAGTGATCAAGGCCTATCTCGGCGAGGACGATCCGGAGGAACTGCCGCCGGAGATCGCGGAAGATCTGTCGGCGATCCAGGCGGGGCAGGGCTGA
- the livM gene encoding high-affinity branched-chain amino acid ABC transporter permease LivM, giving the protein MATDTLAPSVTAARRLDIPNALRDALLAALVALILFAPMVGLRLIRVEGGLFIDPQFVTVAWMVAIVFVGRLAITLLRDARPGPIKTPALVTMVGNQLSSHALWLGVAGVVFAFALPFLPFANRYVVDVATTVLIYVMLGWGLNIVVGLAGLLDLGYVAFYAVGAYSYALLATTFGLGFWECLPLAGAFAALFGVLLGFPVLRLRGDYLAIVTLGFGEIIRVVLLNWVPVTNGPNGVSGIPRPTFLGMDFARNPDEGTVAFHEFFDISFDGYHRVAFLYLLILALALVTNLFVLRIRRLPIGRAWEALREDEIACRALGINPTNTKLTAFALGAMFGGFAGAFFATRQGFISPESFSFIESALILAIVVLGGMGSQIGVVLSAVVLVLLPELGREFEQFRMLLFGAAMVLIMIWRPRGLLAKREPTVRLNTTAPASAGDRVQL; this is encoded by the coding sequence ATGGCAACCGATACGCTGGCCCCCTCGGTGACCGCCGCCCGCAGGCTCGACATTCCGAACGCGCTGCGCGACGCGCTGCTGGCGGCCCTGGTCGCGCTCATCCTGTTCGCGCCGATGGTCGGCCTGCGCCTGATCCGGGTCGAAGGCGGCCTGTTCATCGATCCGCAGTTCGTCACCGTCGCCTGGATGGTCGCGATCGTCTTCGTCGGCCGTCTCGCCATCACGCTCCTGCGCGATGCGAGGCCGGGTCCGATCAAGACGCCCGCGCTTGTGACAATGGTGGGCAACCAGCTGTCGAGCCACGCGTTGTGGCTGGGCGTCGCCGGCGTCGTGTTCGCCTTCGCCCTGCCTTTCCTCCCGTTCGCCAACCGCTACGTCGTCGACGTCGCCACCACCGTCCTGATCTACGTCATGCTCGGCTGGGGCCTGAACATCGTGGTGGGCCTAGCGGGCCTGCTCGACCTCGGCTACGTGGCCTTCTACGCGGTCGGCGCCTATTCCTACGCTCTCCTGGCGACAACGTTCGGCCTGGGCTTCTGGGAATGCCTGCCGCTCGCGGGCGCCTTCGCCGCCCTGTTCGGCGTCCTTCTCGGATTTCCGGTCCTGCGCCTGCGCGGCGACTATCTCGCCATCGTCACGCTTGGCTTCGGCGAGATCATCCGCGTCGTCCTCCTGAACTGGGTGCCGGTCACCAACGGCCCGAACGGCGTGTCCGGCATTCCGCGTCCGACCTTTCTCGGCATGGATTTCGCCCGCAATCCGGACGAGGGCACCGTCGCCTTTCACGAATTCTTCGACATCAGCTTCGACGGCTACCACCGGGTCGCCTTCCTCTATCTGCTGATCCTGGCGCTCGCTCTCGTCACCAATCTGTTCGTGCTGCGCATCCGCAGGCTGCCGATCGGCCGGGCCTGGGAAGCGCTGCGCGAGGACGAGATCGCCTGCCGCGCGCTCGGCATCAACCCGACCAACACCAAGCTGACGGCCTTCGCGCTCGGCGCCATGTTCGGCGGCTTCGCCGGCGCGTTCTTCGCGACGCGCCAGGGTTTCATCAGCCCGGAGAGCTTCAGCTTCATCGAGTCGGCCCTGATCCTGGCGATCGTCGTCCTGGGCGGCATGGGCAGCCAGATCGGCGTCGTCCTCTCCGCCGTCGTCCTCGTCCTGCTTCCCGAGCTCGGCCGCGAGTTCGAGCAATTCCGGATGCTGCTGTTCGGCGCCGCCATGGTGCTGATCATGATCTGGCGGCCGCGCGGCCTGCTCGCCAAGCGCGAGCCGACGGTGCGCCTGAACACGACGGCGCCGGCCAGCGCCGGGGATCGGGTCCAGCTGTGA
- a CDS encoding branched-chain amino acid ABC transporter permease LivH (LivHMGF is the membrane component of the LIV-I/LS branched-chain amino acid transporter), whose amino-acid sequence MAYFLQQLVNGITLGAMYGLIAIGYSMVYGIIGMINFAHGEVYMIAAFLTIIGFTTLAALGITWVPLALVVVLLLAMAFTAVYGWTVERIAYRPLRGSFRLAPLISAIGMSIFLQNYVQIAQGADPKTLAPVLRGGLTFSDGQFTVTVGYVQILVVVLTVVLMAGFAYLIARTPLGRAQRACEQDQTMAGLCGVNVDRTISLTFVLGACLAAVAGLMTSLYYGVVDFFVGFLAGVKAFTAAVLGGIGSIPGAMLGGLLLGLVEAFFSGYFTYEYKDVAAFSILVLVLIFLPTGLLGRPEIEKV is encoded by the coding sequence ATGGCCTACTTCCTGCAGCAATTGGTCAACGGCATCACGCTGGGCGCCATGTATGGCCTGATCGCCATCGGCTACAGCATGGTCTACGGCATCATCGGCATGATCAACTTCGCCCATGGCGAGGTCTACATGATCGCCGCCTTCCTCACGATCATCGGGTTCACGACCCTGGCGGCGCTCGGCATCACCTGGGTGCCGCTCGCCCTCGTCGTCGTCCTGCTGCTGGCCATGGCCTTCACGGCCGTCTATGGCTGGACCGTCGAGCGGATCGCGTACCGGCCCTTGCGCGGCTCGTTCCGCCTCGCCCCGCTGATCTCGGCGATCGGCATGTCGATCTTCCTGCAGAACTACGTCCAGATCGCCCAGGGCGCCGACCCGAAGACGCTGGCGCCCGTGCTGCGCGGCGGCCTGACCTTCTCGGACGGCCAGTTCACCGTGACGGTCGGCTACGTCCAGATCCTGGTCGTGGTCCTGACCGTCGTGCTGATGGCGGGTTTCGCCTACCTGATCGCCCGGACGCCGCTCGGCCGGGCGCAACGCGCCTGCGAGCAGGACCAGACCATGGCCGGGCTGTGCGGCGTCAATGTCGACCGGACCATCTCGCTGACCTTCGTCCTCGGCGCCTGCCTGGCCGCGGTCGCCGGGCTGATGACCAGCCTCTATTACGGCGTGGTCGACTTCTTCGTCGGCTTCCTCGCCGGGGTGAAGGCCTTCACCGCCGCCGTCCTGGGGGGCATCGGCTCGATCCCCGGCGCCATGTTGGGCGGCCTGCTGCTCGGCCTGGTCGAGGCGTTCTTCTCCGGCTACTTCACCTATGAGTACAAGGACGTCGCCGCCTTCTCGATCCTGGTCCTCGTGCTGATCTTCCTGCCGACCGGCCTGCTCGGCCGGCCCGAGATCGAGAAAGTCTGA
- a CDS encoding HlyU family transcriptional regulator — MGLGGFFRNLFGSGEPGEAKAEHGEPVEYNGFTITPAPEGKGGQYLTAGIIRKAVGDEVREHRFIRADTHSSKDEAEKFSVLKAQQIINEQGDRLFEDAPGRPAS, encoded by the coding sequence ATGGGGCTTGGCGGATTCTTCCGCAACCTGTTCGGAAGCGGCGAGCCTGGCGAAGCCAAAGCGGAACACGGCGAGCCGGTCGAGTACAACGGCTTCACCATCACGCCGGCTCCGGAAGGCAAGGGCGGCCAGTACCTGACGGCGGGCATCATCCGCAAGGCCGTCGGCGACGAGGTGCGCGAGCACCGTTTCATCCGCGCCGACACGCACAGCTCGAAGGACGAGGCCGAGAAGTTCTCCGTGCTCAAGGCGCAGCAGATCATCAACGAGCAGGGCGACCGGCTGTTCGAGGACGCGCCCGGCCGCCCCGCGTCCTGA
- a CDS encoding ABC transporter ATP-binding protein, with the protein MLEVEDLVTRYGNIEALHGVSITVGASEIVTIIGANGAGKSTLLMTVCGKPRAASGRILFEGKEIHHLPSHEIVHLGVAQAPEGRRIFARMTVLENLQMGAVPTKGAHFDEDVEQVFTLFPRLRERQAQRGGTLSGGEQQMLCIGRALMARPRLLLLDEPSLGIAPLLVKQIFQSIVEINKERGLAILLVEQNAYQALRIAHRAYVLQTGRVRMTGTGRELLANPEIRAAYLEGGH; encoded by the coding sequence ATGCTCGAGGTCGAGGATCTCGTGACCCGCTACGGCAACATCGAGGCGTTGCACGGGGTCAGCATCACCGTCGGCGCATCCGAGATCGTCACGATCATCGGCGCCAACGGCGCCGGCAAGTCGACGCTGCTGATGACGGTCTGCGGCAAGCCGCGCGCCGCGTCCGGCCGCATCCTGTTCGAGGGCAAGGAGATCCATCACCTGCCCTCGCACGAGATCGTGCATCTGGGCGTTGCGCAGGCGCCCGAAGGACGGCGGATCTTCGCGCGGATGACCGTGCTCGAGAACCTGCAGATGGGCGCCGTGCCGACCAAGGGCGCGCATTTCGACGAGGACGTCGAGCAGGTCTTCACCCTGTTCCCCCGCTTGCGCGAGCGCCAGGCGCAACGCGGCGGCACATTGTCCGGCGGCGAGCAGCAGATGCTCTGCATCGGACGGGCCCTGATGGCGCGGCCGCGGCTCCTCCTGCTCGACGAGCCGTCGCTCGGCATCGCGCCCCTCCTGGTCAAGCAGATCTTCCAGTCGATCGTCGAGATCAACAAGGAGCGCGGCCTGGCCATCCTGCTGGTCGAGCAGAACGCGTATCAGGCGCTGCGCATCGCGCATCGGGCCTACGTCCTGCAGACCGGTCGGGTGCGGATGACCGGAACCGGGCGCGAGCTGCTGGCCAATCCGGAGATACGCGCGGCCTATCTCGAAGGCGGGCACTGA
- a CDS encoding branched-chain amino acid ABC transporter substrate-binding protein, whose product MSPTTSRLLGAAALLGLTAGAAQAEILIGTAGPITGQYAVFGEQMRRGAEMAVKDINAAGGVLGEELVLTVGDDACDARQAVAVANQMVNEGIVFMAGHFCSSSSIPASDVYNEEGILQITPGSTNPQLTERGYTNVFRTCGRDDQQGPTAARIIKERGLGQNIAIIDDKSAYGKGLADETRKALNAEGIQEAMNESITQGDRDFSALISRMKAENIDLVYLGGYHTEAGLITRQMRDQGMQARLMSGDAMLTNEYWSITGDAGEGTLFTFGPDPREFDFAQDIVKAFRDSGYEPEGYTLFTYAAVQAFAQAAETAGSTDLEDLENALRSNEFDTTLGKLTFDEKGDVLGSGYYLYEFSDGTYSMLTE is encoded by the coding sequence ATGAGCCCGACAACCAGCCGACTGCTCGGTGCTGCAGCCTTACTCGGATTGACGGCCGGAGCCGCCCAGGCCGAGATCCTGATCGGCACGGCGGGTCCGATCACCGGTCAGTACGCCGTGTTCGGCGAACAGATGCGGCGCGGCGCCGAAATGGCGGTCAAGGACATCAACGCCGCCGGCGGCGTGCTCGGCGAGGAGCTCGTCCTCACGGTCGGCGACGACGCCTGCGACGCCCGCCAGGCGGTGGCGGTGGCCAACCAGATGGTCAACGAGGGCATCGTCTTCATGGCCGGGCATTTCTGCTCGTCCTCGTCGATCCCTGCCTCCGACGTCTACAACGAGGAGGGCATCCTCCAGATCACCCCGGGCTCGACCAACCCGCAGCTGACCGAACGCGGCTACACCAACGTGTTCCGTACCTGCGGTCGCGACGACCAGCAGGGCCCGACCGCGGCGCGGATCATCAAGGAGAGGGGTCTCGGCCAGAATATCGCGATCATCGACGACAAGTCGGCCTACGGCAAAGGCCTGGCCGACGAAACGCGAAAGGCGCTGAACGCCGAGGGCATCCAGGAGGCCATGAACGAGTCGATCACCCAGGGCGATCGCGACTTCAGCGCCCTGATCTCGCGCATGAAGGCCGAGAACATCGACCTCGTCTATCTCGGCGGCTACCACACCGAGGCCGGCCTGATCACCCGCCAGATGCGCGACCAGGGCATGCAGGCCCGCCTGATGTCGGGCGATGCCATGCTGACCAACGAGTACTGGTCGATCACCGGCGATGCCGGCGAGGGCACCTTGTTCACCTTCGGCCCGGATCCGCGCGAGTTCGACTTCGCGCAGGACATCGTCAAGGCATTCCGCGACTCGGGCTACGAGCCGGAAGGGTACACGCTGTTCACCTACGCTGCGGTGCAGGCCTTTGCGCAGGCGGCGGAAACGGCCGGCTCGACCGACCTGGAGGACCTGGAGAACGCGCTGCGCAGCAACGAGTTCGACACGACGCTCGGCAAGCTGACCTTCGACGAGAAAGGCGACGTCCTGGGCTCGGGCTACTACCTCTACGAGTTCTCGGACGGCACCTACAGCATGCTGACCGAGTAA
- a CDS encoding RNA pyrophosphohydrolase — protein MTGSTEPPTGYRRGVGLVLTDGRGRIFAGERLDTPGAWQMPQGGIDRGEEPRVAAVRELFEEIGTDRATILTESPLWYRYDFPEELGRRLWGGRYRGQAQKWFLLRFDGKDADIDIAGHHPEFSRWTWLPPADLLDAIVAFKRPVYETVLALFADQLPLACCDTPP, from the coding sequence GTGACCGGGTCGACGGAGCCGCCGACGGGCTACCGTCGCGGCGTCGGCCTGGTCCTGACCGACGGCCGGGGGCGGATCTTCGCGGGCGAGCGCCTCGACACGCCGGGCGCCTGGCAGATGCCCCAGGGCGGCATCGATCGCGGAGAGGAGCCCCGCGTCGCGGCGGTGCGCGAGCTGTTCGAGGAGATCGGCACGGATCGCGCGACGATCCTCACCGAGAGTCCCCTGTGGTACCGCTACGACTTTCCGGAGGAACTCGGCCGCCGTCTGTGGGGCGGGCGGTATCGCGGCCAAGCCCAGAAATGGTTCCTGCTCCGGTTTGACGGCAAGGACGCCGACATCGACATCGCCGGGCACCATCCCGAGTTCAGCCGCTGGACCTGGCTGCCCCCGGCCGACCTGCTCGACGCCATCGTCGCCTTCAAGCGGCCGGTCTACGAGACCGTGCTCGCCCTGTTCGCGGATCAACTTCCGCTCGCGTGTTGCGACACACCCCCTTAA